A region of the Hylaeus volcanicus isolate JK05 chromosome 5, UHH_iyHylVolc1.0_haploid, whole genome shotgun sequence genome:
TCTCAGCTGCGCCGTCGTCGTCCTTGTGCTGACAGCCGAATCGAACAGTTCCGATTcaatacgaataattattatagcatTCACGATTGCTACTTTGCGATCTCGAACCGTATCGCGATTCGAACCGAGCCTCGTTGGATCGTCCGATCCGAACGAGCCTCCCTCTTTGTCAACTCCGGGTAACGAATCGCGAGCTCTTCAAGATCGTAGACCCCATCGTGAACGTCGACGATTGTTTCCTCGATACAAGTGTTAAAGAgtttaaaatgcaattacgataaaaaaagaataaataaagcgACAGTTAAGCCGAGCAAGCTCTTCGCTCGATACATGTTGTTCCTTTCTCCAACTTCATGTCACGTGCGCACACACACGTCGTTACAAATCCTCTGAAGTTAAAACAAATCGTTTTTTAACTATGTTGTCACCTTGGCTTTCGTTTCGAAGCTCCTCGAGGGGGAACTCGAGGCCCGTGGTGCTAATCAGCaaattgaaaaagagaaaaagaatttttaaagacgATCGGAATTCGTGGcccctgtttttttttacgatcgTCCAGAACTGCGGTTGATCTTCGAACTCGTAGACAATTTTTCCAGCCGACGGAGCGCGGTTCGAGATGAGCCCCGACGATCTCGAGACGTGCGACTGCTCACTTGCCACGCTCGTTGACATCAACGGCATCAATCTCGCGCTTTGGCtttttttaccttttaatTCGTGCGCCGTCCGTCAACCACGGACGTGTACCGGGTGCGATCGAAGGGGTCGAGGGCTGCGGAAAATATGACGATGTTATTACGGAATAAGATACGGAAAGCTGTTGTTAACATCGTCACTCGCCTTGTTGatgttttgtaaaaattgaagtagAAGCTATCGCACAATACATTCCATGATCTTGGAAGATGAGCTCTTCCGCTGTGGAGACCATCGTTGAGTCTCCAAGTGACGGCTGCAGTCCGAACCTGTTGcgattaatatcaatttatctTATTTCATACagaattcgatatttaatcTCTGTCCTCTAACCCTTTCGGTACTACTGCCACAGGTGTCAACCACGAAACGGGTACGATTACTTTCTATAGTATGCGTTACAAAAGTTTAGCGTCAATCACACTCGAGACTTCTATGAATGGTTCAACCACTATTGTAGAAAACTTTCTCGAGCGACAAACATATAACCGCGGCCAGCTCAgtaccgaaagggttaaccctttatttactgaatttctcaaaagtttttaaaatctaggcgTTCATCTTGGTCTTATATCATCTTATAGAGTTGTCTCTAACAAGCTTCCAAAATCAGAAAAGCTTGTGCTGccatccaacaattaaaaacgaacttcatagAAGTGGACTTGAAACTCATAATAGATTTTAAAGCGTTCAATTAATTACCATGAGTAAATTGACATATAAGTCCCGCTAGTAAATGAAGGGTTAAAGTTCACTATGAACCCTTTAACCTCTAACAacgtgtgagactcgtggtacaGAATTTGAGTCGAACACGAAGAATACGAGTCAGACAGGTCGTATGAAAGAGcgtaaagaattttatatctAATTATGCAGTAAATCGTAGATAAAAGAGTTGAAGTGTATACAAACACAGGTTTCGATATAGACAGCACATCCCACCAAGTCTCGCATCTTCTCGGATCGCACCTCGCACACCTTCGTGGCGATAGCTGCCGTTATCAGCTTTCTTTCGCTCTTAAGTTgcgctttcttttttatttagcatCCTGGACGTGTCCGCCATTCTGCAAAAAGAGAGACAAATTGCCAAGAACTTGAACACCAATGAACATAGACTCGACGGATGGCGGGCACGCGCCGCTCAATGTGCTTCTTACTTACCGCtgatttctttgttttttttttcgttctttctAACACGCCCCAAAACCTTTCACCTACGTTGTCAAACGCATGCCTTACAAACTGTTTCGTGTGTGTCTTGTACGTTCTGTTACTCGTTCGCCCGTTGTCGCGACCTTCGAACGTCCATCCGAATCACCTCGATCCTCGAAACGATCCCCCGAAAACACCATCCCAGAAAACTCGACGGAAACCCACGAAAAGTCCTATTATTACGAGCTCATCGAGGAGACGAAGACCGAGAAGACCGAGCGTCGTCCTAAATCGGTGAAAGAGAAGAGCCTCAACTGGCCGCCGCCGAAGCCTATCGAGGAGGTCACGTACCCCACAGCGAGTCCTCTGTACATCGACCCGAACCCAGTGCTCGATAAAAGAAGCAGACAGGCGGTGAAGGAGAAGAAGGCCTGCATCGAGGCCTGCGAGAGGGCCTTGACGAGGAAGAGGTGCGAGAGTGTTGACCTCGAGGTAGAAAGGGCAACTGGACAGTATTATCGGTACGACGAGGACCCGATGGATCGCGTGAGTTGTCCAGGTCCCGTGTACAGGAAGGTGGAGCTGGTGGAGTCCAGCGACAGACAGTCGAGGAGCGAGATCACCTCGAGGCCCAGCTCCACCGACAGCGTCAGGAGATCGTTGACGCCCACCAGGATCGTTCAACCGGTGCCGAAGCCGTGGACCGCCACCGTCACGACGGGTGGTAGCCTCTACGAGCAGAGCTACGGGGTCGAGCAGCCCAAGGTGTGCAAGAAGTTCCATCAGAAGGAGATCTGCCAACGCGAACGGATATGCGAGAGGAACCAGCCGTTCAGGGAGGAGCATCGCTCGTTTCACTCGACGGTCTGTCGACGGGAGCAAACGATTTGCGACAAGCCACCCCTGCCGGTCCAGCACACGATCAAGCAGGAGGAGACGAGGGAGGAGGTGACCGAGATCGATAAAGAGGTGACAGACTTGAGATCGGCTGAGGAGATCGCCGAAGAGGACAGCGACGACAAAGGGATCGGTGGCGAGCATGACCTCATCACCGAGACCACGGAGGAGGACGTCGACGGGATGCACgtgaagaagaagatgacCTTCGAGAAGACTGTAGAGAAGATTCCGTCCCCGGCGCGGCCAAGTACTCCTACGGTGACGGAGGAGACCACAGAGGAATGCTACACCAGGACGAGCGCCACGCGAGTGGACACGCAAGTCCAAGAGAGGACGGAGGAGACCACGGAGGAGAAGACCGTGGTGGAGTCCGCGGAGGTGGTCACGTCGGCGGTGGACGTCCAGCAGATGCTGGAGAGGGCCAAGCAGGAAGAGGAGGAGCAGAAACGAGAggcggaggaggaggagaggcGGAAgcaggaagaggaagagaggaAGAGACGCGAGGAAGAGGAGAAGTGGCAGAGACGGCTCGAAGAGGAACGAAGGAGACAAGAGGAGGAGGAACGTAGCAGCAAGCACGTGACCTTCGACGAAGAGGTCGTGGAGGAAGTTCACGAACAGCCCCTGGGGAGAACCGTCGTTCGCGAGGAGAGGGTCACGGAGGCGGAGGGCGACACTCCTGGAAGCAAGAAGCTCATCAAGGAGACTTACGAAGAGATCACGGAAGAAGTGCTGGTCCAGGAGCGCGTCCGGAAGATGGACATCGAGGACGAGCGTAGGAAGAGTCTGAGGGAGCAGGTGGAGGTCCACCAGAGCCTCCGGGAACAGCAGGCTCCTAAAGAGCGACGAGTGTGCTCCAAGTACCCTCCGCCTCAGGAGATCATGGAGACCAACAAGAAGCACGTTCAGTTCGTCAAGCAAACGGATAGCGGGCCTAAACCTATACCCCATTCCGCCATTCAGAACTCCACCCCTAAAGAGTGGAAGTCTGAGATGGTGAACGCTCTCACGACCGCACCTGATCGACCCTTCACGCCTTGCAGCACGTCTTCCAGCGTGAAAGAAGTGTACACGGAAGAGACTATATACTTGGACCACAGATGTCGACCCAAACCGCCGCCGCAGGACATCAGGCCCATCTCCCCGTTCCAACAGGCCCTGATGATCGCTCCGGAACGTCCTTACACACCCCTCAGTCGCGAGATAGGCCCCGAGGACCAGAAGATCTGCAGTCGTTCGGATACACCTGTAATTCAAGGAGAGAGGATATGTCCACCCGCTGATATTCTCTTTGGAGAGCCTAGACCTAAACCGGCGCCCTCTCCGAAGCCTAGCGGACCTAGACCACTGCCCACTCCGCCGCCAGACTTTCGTCTTCGCGACAGAGACGCCTCGGCGTCGCCGGTGAGGTCTCGACCTCAAACCCCTAGCAATAAATGTATAACGGCTACCTTGAAGAAGCCGGACACCATACCTTCTTATCAAAAGCACTTGGTAGCCATGAGGCGAGGGGCTGTCGAAAGTCAGACGTACCAACCTGCCAGCAGAACGCCAACACCGACTCCAGGGAGGTCCAAATCCCCGGCTCAAGGACCGCCGGAGCCTCCTTCTTGCTATGTGAAGGCCCACGCTCCCAGAATCAGGGACGATCCTCCTCCCAAGCGGAGCTCCGTGCACTTCCCTACGAAAAAGAGCGTTTCTTACAAAGTGGACGAGGACACGGACGACGGGCATAAGCACGCCGAGTACGCGGCCACCAAAACGGTGGATTTCGATGAGAAACAAACCGACGATCCAGGTCAGGGTCCGACGGATGCTATTCACGCACAGTACCAGGAGAAACGGTGCATGACCAGCGAAGAGACGAACCAGGGGAAGCAGTCCGTGGTGAAGAAGTCCCTGGAAGTGGTAGAAGATTTTGAAAGGTGCGAGAAAAGAGCTCCGACGAAGCCGTTACCTGAGCGAGGAGAGATGAGAGAACATAAGAGCGTATGCGCTATAGGGAGAACCAGCCCAACCTGCAAGCCTTCGCTGCCCTGTCCTATGGGCTCCCAACCGGAGTTCTCGCCGCAACCGGTGTACAGCAGCTCCACAGAAGTGCGTCACGTCAGCTACGGAGCACCTCCGGCTTCCAAATCGTGTCCAGACACCGGCGTGACCGTGCTACCTTGCAAGGCTGTCTCCGATCAGGGTACTAAAGCTGGGGTAGTGGTGGTACCTTGCGAGGGCGTCAAGCCCTGCTGCCAAAGATCAGGCGTCTGCGTTATGTCAACCCCCGATCGGTCCGGTGTGTGCGTCTCACCTTGTTTCGGCATGCAGACGGGAACCTGTGGTCAACCCTCGGGACGCTGCGGCCGCGAATCCGCTTGCGACATCGAGCTACCGTCCAACTGTCCGACTTCCGGAATTTGCGTGTCACCGTGCGAAGATGGTTCCGTATGCGTCGCGCCCTGTAGCAAACCAGGAGGAATTTGCCCCAAGACGAAAGGACTTCCCTTTCCTCAGATCCCTTTCCCGTTCGAGGATACCGATCCAACTCCAGCTCCAGCTCCAGCTCCAGCTCCAGCTCCAGCTCCAGCTCCTCAATGCAGAAGCTCCTTCGAGCCTATCCACAAGCCTCGCACTAACCTGAGTGGGCAGCTCGCGCGATTGACCGCCAAGACAGGCCAAAAGACCCTCAGCCCCACCGTTCAATTGTACAAACCCCCAGCTCAAGCTCAAGCTCAATCTCAGACGCAGAGCAGTTGCGAGACAAGTAGCTACTGCTGCAAGACCCAAAGTTACTGTTCCACCCAAACCCGCTGCCAGTCAGGTAAATGTTCGACCAACACCCGCTGTCAATCCGGGAGTCGATGCGAGACCCAGAATAACTGCCAGGACGGTGTCCACTGTTCCCCCTCTAGCAATACCCAGAGTTTAGTAGACCCACCAAATTTGTCATCCCACCCGGATCTAGGTACCGGAGTCGGTGGCCTCGGTGGTCCAGGGTCGAAGAACGGAACATTCGCCGGCAGCAGCGCGCCTAAACGCGGAAGGGGAGTCCTAAACCAAGCTGGTGGACCGGGATCTAGGGTACCCCTCTGCGCCCATTGCAACTCTTACGTCAGGTACTCGCCCCGTTGCTCGTTCATCGGTGTTcggtttgtttgtttgtttgcgTTTGTATTTCAGTGCACGTTGCACCTATCGTCCAGTGTAC
Encoded here:
- the LOC128876701 gene encoding uncharacterized protein LOC128876701, with amino-acid sequence MAQLISVKLSRFDGSPWGFRLQGGKDFGTPLVVQKVNSGSPAEAAGLKAGDSVIRVNNTDMYNLRHKDAQDVIVRAGNNFELTIQRGGGTWKPHVSPLNSTLPSPSPTGSIGNIVPVTKTSLAAKKQDGSHIGSGHNFSPKPFLNGTSDGSIKSIVNKQYNSPVGIYSEETIAETLSAQAEVLAGGVLGVNFKKNEKNYNAENSEVFKMVQEADKEPKTPEPVSSRTEFYSSVSHAVGGRATSPRSPTPLFHALRGVGGPAYNSNECSSKRLPQRQESSSPSWGPSTVVCSNCDRAIVGVFVRIKEKNLHVECFKCSTCGTSLKNVGYYNINNKLYCDIHAKLVARQNAPSGLVPITVPPGGKAPASTISAALVNAPLSPPLSNHASSPLPFSACNRTSPDYGSQNLQVSSLNRNGCITNGECHWESKTFTSSITIQTGCTEPTRLGTSPVDPPSFRSVQAPSNNLIGPKPFGGSSNLSSPPLTNSGSNTLPRPQSQTVTENSTETHEKSYYYELIEETKTEKTERRPKSVKEKSLNWPPPKPIEEVTYPTASPLYIDPNPVLDKRSRQAVKEKKACIEACERALTRKRCESVDLEVERATGQYYRYDEDPMDRVSCPGPVYRKVELVESSDRQSRSEITSRPSSTDSVRRSLTPTRIVQPVPKPWTATVTTGGSLYEQSYGVEQPKVCKKFHQKEICQRERICERNQPFREEHRSFHSTVCRREQTICDKPPLPVQHTIKQEETREEVTEIDKEVTDLRSAEEIAEEDSDDKGIGGEHDLITETTEEDVDGMHVKKKMTFEKTVEKIPSPARPSTPTVTEETTEECYTRTSATRVDTQVQERTEETTEEKTVVESAEVVTSAVDVQQMLERAKQEEEEQKREAEEEERRKQEEEERKRREEEEKWQRRLEEERRRQEEEERSSKHVTFDEEVVEEVHEQPLGRTVVREERVTEAEGDTPGSKKLIKETYEEITEEVLVQERVRKMDIEDERRKSLREQVEVHQSLREQQAPKERRVCSKYPPPQEIMETNKKHVQFVKQTDSGPKPIPHSAIQNSTPKEWKSEMVNALTTAPDRPFTPCSTSSSVKEVYTEETIYLDHRCRPKPPPQDIRPISPFQQALMIAPERPYTPLSREIGPEDQKICSRSDTPVIQGERICPPADILFGEPRPKPAPSPKPSGPRPLPTPPPDFRLRDRDASASPVRSRPQTPSNKCITATLKKPDTIPSYQKHLVAMRRGAVESQTYQPASRTPTPTPGRSKSPAQGPPEPPSCYVKAHAPRIRDDPPPKRSSVHFPTKKSVSYKVDEDTDDGHKHAEYAATKTVDFDEKQTDDPGQGPTDAIHAQYQEKRCMTSEETNQGKQSVVKKSLEVVEDFERCEKRAPTKPLPERGEMREHKSVCAIGRTSPTCKPSLPCPMGSQPEFSPQPVYSSSTEVRHVSYGAPPASKSCPDTGVTVLPCKAVSDQGTKAGVVVVPCEGVKPCCQRSGVCVMSTPDRSGVCVSPCFGMQTGTCGQPSGRCGRESACDIELPSNCPTSGICVSPCEDGSVCVAPCSKPGGICPKTKGLPFPQIPFPFEDTDPTPAPAPAPAPAPAPAPQCRSSFEPIHKPRTNLSGQLARLTAKTGQKTLSPTVQLYKPPAQAQAQSQTQSSCETSSYCCKTQSYCSTQTRCQSGKCSTNTRCQSGSRCETQNNCQDGVHCSPSSNTQSLVDPPNLSSHPDLGTGVGGLGGPGSKNGTFAGSSAPKRGRGVLNQAGGPGSRVPLCAHCNSYVRGPFITALGQIWCPDHFVCVNTQCRRPLQDIGFVEEKGQLYCEYCFERFIAPSCNKCNNKIKGDCLTAIGKHFHPECFKCSYCGKLFGNSPFFLEEGLPYCEADWHELFTTKCFACGFPVEAGDRWVEALNNNYHSQCFNCTMCKKNLEGQSFYAKGGRPFCKNHAR